In Agarivorans gilvus, one genomic interval encodes:
- a CDS encoding GNAT family N-acetyltransferase: MNNIEYVSLQDLDKNELQKILNKGKVREHLVSHDEFDQASLEDWIAGKVKVDSSKGCKVKGIKVNGSVAGWCGIQFEDEAYELAVVLDEEYWGIGIRVFKEALGWASELGHSHVVLHLFNTRPEYRFLRKMASRVYESTIFGQKYTSYEIKVPYA, from the coding sequence ATGAACAATATCGAATATGTAAGCCTTCAAGACCTGGACAAAAATGAACTACAAAAAATCCTCAATAAAGGAAAAGTTCGAGAGCACCTAGTTTCACATGACGAGTTCGATCAAGCCTCATTGGAAGACTGGATTGCCGGCAAAGTTAAGGTAGATTCATCTAAGGGATGCAAAGTCAAAGGGATAAAAGTGAATGGCTCCGTAGCCGGTTGGTGCGGAATCCAATTCGAAGATGAAGCTTATGAGCTTGCTGTTGTGCTGGATGAAGAATACTGGGGTATTGGCATCAGAGTATTCAAAGAGGCTTTAGGTTGGGCATCCGAGCTAGGCCATAGCCACGTGGTTTTGCATTTGTTCAACACTCGCCCCGAGTACAGGTTCCTCAGGAAAATGGCATCGCGGGTTTATGAAAGCACTATATTCGGTCAAAAATACACGAGTTATGAGATAAAAGTCCCGTATGCGTAA
- a CDS encoding NUDIX domain-containing protein translates to MQRPMQGLWGGLYCFPEITPEDSISQWLEQQQLSYDAIYELAPLRHTFSHYHLDIQPSLIELSEAPNSAVRENEQELWYSLQNAPKVGLAAVTEKLLKVAQTAP, encoded by the coding sequence GTGCAACGGCCAATGCAAGGGCTATGGGGCGGCCTATATTGTTTTCCAGAAATCACCCCAGAAGACAGCATTAGCCAATGGTTAGAACAGCAGCAGCTGAGTTACGATGCTATTTACGAGCTAGCACCACTGCGCCATACCTTTAGCCACTATCATTTAGATATTCAACCCTCGTTGATTGAATTAAGCGAGGCACCTAATTCGGCAGTAAGAGAGAACGAGCAAGAGCTGTGGTACAGCCTGCAAAATGCCCCCAAAGTCGGACTAGCCGCAGTCACCGAGAAGTTGCTGAAAGTCGCCCAGACAGCGCCTTAA
- a CDS encoding P-loop ATPase, Sll1717 family gives MGKQLLEEIENWKLEAKLEDSKRYFYHTRVVGRLLKGNKSYVIGRKGTGKTAISEHLVSIGEENYFAQKLTFKNFPFNILYELTDSGYTEPNQYITLWKYLIYSTIGQMLSKNPKVDLESRQTLGKLFDQDITNALPGAVEQWTGFKFDIKVLGTGVGVGTDKKSVDNADPNIGKRVEILEKYIEGKLGDGAYVILFDELDEDYKDIIDREKYRKYTDLLTSLFKAVQDVRARFSKHKLYPIVFLRDDIYDILQDPDKTKWTDFKYELDWNRQNLQNLLAFRICRAMPNNDRDDRPFNQVWGGVFEGGEVKYGHKDSRRISVFDYITKNTQNRPRDYVRYMQICADSALEKGLHKVNPRIVKSEAKAFSNYLKSEMEDEIHGVFPEIKQILNLFTKLRKQEMKVQEFRALYESEVKEGNLPKRDYQFVLEMLFMFSVIGNVTKQKNHFIFKYQNKEARLNMKENICVHRGLFKALQIL, from the coding sequence ATGGGTAAACAACTACTAGAAGAGATCGAAAACTGGAAGTTGGAAGCTAAACTAGAAGATAGCAAGAGATATTTTTATCATACTCGTGTGGTTGGTCGACTTCTTAAGGGAAATAAGTCCTATGTCATAGGCCGAAAAGGGACTGGCAAAACTGCTATAAGCGAGCATTTGGTTTCAATAGGCGAAGAGAACTACTTTGCTCAAAAGTTAACCTTCAAAAATTTCCCATTTAATATTCTTTATGAGCTTACAGATTCTGGTTACACCGAGCCGAATCAATATATTACTTTATGGAAGTATTTAATTTATTCCACTATAGGTCAAATGCTTTCTAAAAATCCGAAGGTAGACCTTGAATCAAGGCAAACTCTGGGTAAATTATTCGACCAAGATATAACAAATGCTCTACCGGGCGCAGTTGAACAGTGGACTGGATTTAAGTTTGATATAAAGGTACTCGGTACAGGAGTTGGTGTTGGTACGGATAAAAAGTCTGTAGACAATGCTGATCCCAATATTGGGAAAAGAGTAGAGATCTTAGAAAAATATATCGAAGGTAAACTAGGAGATGGAGCTTATGTCATCTTATTTGATGAACTAGATGAAGACTATAAAGATATTATTGATAGAGAAAAATATAGGAAGTACACAGACCTTTTAACTAGTTTGTTTAAAGCTGTTCAGGATGTGCGAGCGAGATTTTCAAAACATAAACTATATCCTATCGTATTTTTGCGTGATGATATTTATGACATCCTACAAGACCCGGATAAAACAAAGTGGACTGATTTCAAATACGAATTAGACTGGAATAGACAAAATCTTCAGAATCTCTTGGCATTCCGCATATGCAGAGCCATGCCTAACAATGATCGTGATGACCGCCCTTTCAATCAAGTCTGGGGTGGGGTTTTTGAAGGTGGAGAGGTTAAATATGGCCACAAAGACTCTAGACGAATTTCAGTTTTCGATTACATAACAAAAAATACTCAAAACCGTCCAAGGGATTATGTGCGCTATATGCAGATATGCGCTGATAGCGCATTAGAGAAAGGGTTGCATAAGGTCAATCCCAGAATTGTGAAATCTGAAGCAAAAGCTTTTTCCAACTATCTAAAGAGCGAGATGGAAGATGAGATACACGGTGTATTTCCTGAGATAAAGCAAATACTAAACCTGTTCACAAAACTCAGAAAACAAGAGATGAAGGTGCAGGAGTTTAGGGCTTTGTACGAGTCTGAAGTTAAAGAGGGAAATCTACCAAAAAGAGATTATCAATTTGTTCTTGAAATGCTGTTTATGTTTAGTGTTATTGGAAATGTTACCAAACAAAAGAATCATTTCATATTCAAATATCAAAATAAAGAAGCAAGGCTGAACATGAAGGAAAACATATGCGTACATCGAGGTCTCTTCAAGGCTCTTCAGATATTGTAG
- a CDS encoding YciI family protein: protein MFIVSLNYIKPLEEVDGFISEHVAFLDEQYRLGHFLLSGRKQPRSGGVILASVKDRVKLEQILAQDPFQREKLASYEVTEFLPTKSSDALAFLIET from the coding sequence TTGTTTATTGTTTCTCTAAACTACATTAAGCCACTAGAAGAAGTTGATGGCTTTATCTCTGAGCATGTTGCATTCCTTGATGAGCAATACCGCTTAGGTCATTTTCTACTTTCTGGCCGCAAACAACCACGTAGCGGCGGGGTCATTTTGGCAAGCGTAAAAGACAGAGTGAAATTAGAGCAAATACTGGCCCAAGATCCCTTTCAGCGCGAAAAGCTGGCCAGCTACGAAGTGACTGAATTTCTGCCTACAAAATCTTCTGATGCTTTGGCTTTTTTAATCGAAACCTAA
- a CDS encoding DUF1801 domain-containing protein — MNKVVKERFDEYPENARIRLEELRNLVFQIASDLELGEVDETLKWGEPSYSVKTGSPLRMDWKLKSPDNYYLFFNCQTKLVDTFRELYGEELVFQGNRAIVLSISQVLPETAIKSCLELALTYQQRKNLPFLGA, encoded by the coding sequence GTGAATAAGGTAGTCAAAGAACGCTTCGATGAATATCCGGAAAATGCTCGTATTAGGCTAGAGGAGCTACGAAATTTAGTCTTTCAAATCGCATCTGATTTGGAGCTGGGTGAAGTCGATGAAACTCTAAAGTGGGGTGAACCCAGTTATAGTGTAAAAACAGGCAGCCCGCTAAGAATGGACTGGAAGCTAAAATCTCCTGACAATTATTACCTGTTCTTTAATTGCCAAACTAAGTTAGTCGATACATTTCGAGAATTGTATGGTGAAGAACTGGTGTTTCAGGGAAACAGAGCAATCGTTCTGTCCATATCGCAGGTGTTGCCAGAAACAGCAATCAAGTCCTGTTTAGAGTTGGCTTTAACCTATCAGCAGCGTAAAAATTTGCCTTTTTTGGGCGCGTGA
- a CDS encoding DEAD/DEAH box helicase: MSRINNLTWLKDNERFLQINSKLAMDVSLSEDESTFCLSVAILLIKEYEKDKRRTSYLEFGYYLILNYALQSDNYEPLFDLSTNLGFYPISKFVLENGMVDEKRLHHYFVNNGLSKFKYQEITETLEQRKFRNQLVESEARDNCYIAPTSFGKSSMMVELISELELDKIFIIVPTKSLLTQTYKLINSTFTDRKVIFHDEMYGGESNFIAIFTQERALRLLKSEDKMKVDALLLDEAHNLFESSSRSILLSRLIRKIRARKPNSRIFYFSPLISDSDNLKFEEQQKIDTKRIQFNIKEADINEYRLNGRVYKYNRFLNVFFDIKSDRDMLTYIDENKRSNNFLYLRAPRKVEKFAGILAEKLPFTENKELEQLAITISKNVHEDFYCVELVKKGVLYIHGKLPDLIKEYLEFNFRKIGALNFIVANSVILEGVNLPIDNLYILNTYSLGAKELTNLIGRVNRLNEVFGGENPSLTKLRPSVHFVNSEEFNRAGSNMATKIGTLKSGKFSDEIKNPTLLNFDISKYDHIIENSSSLEAIDSARRGKSNALSIIERENFLTESPQTEVDRMKVQFLESGLHSTYYDSGSAFDTILDKVEIVQTDPDSDELDPIEKVYLIFISGLENEIIDLSFARLQNEKARNYYRSFVKNIHALTLKEHINSTVKYFYTNASETGNNIFYIGSSYGELAKDGSVIGTKTYIDLSTKSHKELVNLALVKIKMESDFLSYKLNEFVSLLKDYGVISEQDYDIFIYGTAKKRNTDLTKLGLSGAIIKKFELDGQIKNIEIDNLGHIFVNGEFKQYLEMQDDLVQFEVRKYITI; this comes from the coding sequence GTGAGTAGAATAAATAATTTAACATGGTTGAAAGACAATGAGCGGTTTCTGCAAATAAACTCTAAATTAGCCATGGATGTTTCACTGAGTGAAGATGAGTCCACTTTCTGTTTGTCTGTCGCTATTCTGCTCATTAAAGAATATGAAAAAGATAAAAGGAGAACATCTTATTTAGAGTTTGGGTATTACCTGATTTTGAATTATGCCTTGCAAAGTGATAATTATGAGCCGTTATTTGATCTGAGTACGAATTTAGGGTTTTACCCAATTTCAAAGTTTGTTCTTGAAAATGGTATGGTTGATGAAAAAAGGCTACACCATTATTTTGTCAATAACGGATTAAGTAAATTTAAGTATCAAGAAATAACTGAGACTCTAGAGCAGAGAAAGTTCAGAAATCAGCTGGTTGAAAGTGAAGCAAGAGATAACTGCTACATAGCCCCTACATCATTTGGAAAAAGTTCAATGATGGTCGAGCTAATCTCAGAGTTAGAATTAGATAAGATATTCATTATTGTTCCCACTAAATCATTACTCACTCAAACATATAAGCTAATTAACTCTACATTTACAGATAGGAAAGTCATATTTCATGATGAAATGTATGGTGGAGAGAGCAATTTTATAGCAATTTTCACTCAAGAGCGTGCACTTAGGCTTTTAAAGAGTGAAGATAAGATGAAAGTCGATGCTTTACTTTTGGACGAGGCGCACAATTTATTTGAGTCATCCTCCAGGAGTATTTTACTTAGTAGGCTCATTCGCAAAATAAGAGCAAGAAAACCGAACTCCAGAATCTTCTATTTTTCACCTTTAATTAGCGATAGCGATAATCTTAAGTTTGAAGAGCAGCAAAAAATAGACACCAAGCGCATCCAGTTTAACATTAAAGAAGCAGATATAAATGAATATCGGCTCAATGGAAGGGTGTACAAATACAACAGGTTTTTAAACGTTTTCTTCGACATTAAATCTGATCGAGATATGTTGACTTATATAGATGAAAATAAAAGGTCAAATAACTTCCTATATCTCAGAGCTCCACGAAAAGTAGAAAAGTTTGCTGGAATCTTAGCTGAAAAATTACCTTTTACTGAAAATAAAGAACTAGAGCAGTTAGCTATAACAATATCCAAAAATGTACACGAAGATTTTTATTGTGTTGAACTTGTCAAAAAGGGGGTTTTGTACATTCACGGAAAACTACCTGATCTTATCAAAGAGTATCTGGAGTTTAACTTTCGAAAAATAGGTGCGCTAAATTTTATTGTCGCAAACTCAGTAATTCTCGAAGGTGTTAATTTACCGATTGACAACTTATATATTTTGAATACTTATTCATTGGGCGCAAAGGAACTGACAAATTTAATCGGAAGGGTAAATAGGCTCAATGAAGTGTTTGGTGGAGAGAATCCCAGCTTAACTAAGTTAAGACCTTCTGTTCACTTTGTAAACTCAGAAGAATTCAATAGAGCCGGCAGTAACATGGCTACCAAAATCGGAACTTTAAAATCTGGCAAGTTTAGTGATGAAATTAAGAATCCGACTTTGCTTAATTTTGATATATCAAAATATGACCACATTATTGAAAATTCAAGTAGTCTCGAAGCTATTGACTCTGCTAGGAGGGGAAAAAGCAATGCCTTATCTATTATAGAAAGGGAGAATTTTCTTACCGAATCTCCACAGACTGAAGTTGACAGGATGAAAGTTCAGTTTTTGGAGTCAGGATTGCACTCTACATATTATGACTCTGGAAGTGCTTTTGACACTATTTTAGATAAGGTCGAAATTGTGCAAACAGATCCAGACAGCGATGAACTTGATCCAATTGAAAAGGTATACTTAATCTTCATATCTGGACTTGAGAATGAAATCATAGATTTATCCTTCGCTCGACTTCAGAACGAAAAAGCTCGAAATTACTATCGCTCGTTCGTGAAGAACATCCATGCTTTAACATTAAAAGAACATATAAACTCAACGGTTAAGTACTTTTACACAAATGCGTCTGAAACTGGAAATAATATATTCTATATTGGAAGTTCTTATGGAGAGCTTGCGAAGGATGGCTCAGTTATTGGAACCAAAACGTATATTGACTTGTCGACCAAAAGCCATAAGGAACTGGTAAACCTAGCATTAGTGAAGATAAAAATGGAAAGCGATTTTCTTTCATATAAGCTAAATGAGTTTGTTTCCCTCTTAAAAGATTACGGAGTTATATCAGAACAAGATTACGATATTTTCATTTATGGTACAGCAAAGAAAAGAAATACTGATTTAACAAAACTTGGCTTGAGCGGAGCAATAATTAAAAAGTTTGAATTAGACGGCCAGATTAAAAATATTGAAATAGATAATCTAGGGCATATTTTTGTTAATGGTGAATTCAAACAGTACTTGGAAATGCAAGATGATTTGGTGCAATTTGAAGTAAGGAAATACATCACTATCTAA